The following coding sequences lie in one Rothia sp. SD9660Na genomic window:
- the coaE gene encoding dephospho-CoA kinase yields MVARIGLTGGIGSGKSTVAKMLVECGAVLIDADAISRQLMEPGQEVLEATVRAFGEGILTPTGELDRAALAALVFADESARAKLNAIVHPAVRAKAARQREAAVQKLGEGAVIVEDIPLLAETGQAADFDAVIVVETQHGERLRRLVEVRGMSEADARARIAAQASDEQRRAISTWVIDNSGSLESTAAQVREVFTNITAGSGDE; encoded by the coding sequence GTGGTTGCGAGAATTGGTCTGACCGGCGGTATCGGGTCGGGTAAGTCGACGGTGGCGAAGATGCTGGTGGAGTGTGGGGCTGTGCTGATTGACGCCGATGCTATCTCCCGGCAGCTGATGGAGCCGGGGCAGGAGGTGCTGGAGGCGACCGTCCGCGCCTTTGGCGAGGGTATTTTGACCCCTACCGGGGAGCTTGATCGGGCTGCCCTGGCGGCCCTGGTCTTTGCGGACGAGTCTGCCCGTGCAAAGCTGAACGCCATCGTGCACCCGGCGGTGCGGGCTAAAGCCGCGCGGCAGCGTGAGGCGGCGGTGCAGAAGCTGGGGGAGGGGGCCGTCATTGTTGAGGATATCCCCCTGCTGGCCGAGACAGGCCAGGCAGCAGACTTTGATGCGGTGATTGTTGTTGAGACGCAGCACGGGGAGCGGCTGCGCCGCCTGGTTGAGGTGCGCGGTATGAGTGAGGCGGACGCCCGCGCTCGCATTGCTGCGCAGGCCAGTGACGAGCAGCGCCGGGCCATTTCTACCTGGGTCATTGATAATTCGGGAAGTTTAGAGAGCACTGCTGCGCAGGTACGCGAGGTGTTTACCAACATCACAGCGGGTTCTGGTGATGAATAA
- a CDS encoding BCCT family transporter has protein sequence MLNKLHDRLGLRTSPVIFFSSALFIIVFTLLMTAFPTAMSNGIGVISDFIITYLGWVYTLGIAIFFFFLIYMAMSRFGRIKIGEDDAEPEYSGLAWFGMLFAAGVGAVLLFWGAAEPITHYANPPYDGVEPQSDHAALEALAIANWHIGLGVWIILTIPALAFGYFTYKRKLPPRVSSIFQPLLGERIHGPIGKTIDSVAIVSTVFGIAVSVGLGALQINSGMGIMYGVPLGGWIQAAIVAVITAAGITSVMMGLDKGVKRLSYINILLAIALMLFILMTGATRFVTLGTIESAGYFLQKLPVMMLFNDAFADTGWIGSWTVFYWAWTVTWAPFVGLFIAKISQGRTIRQFVVGVLAAPTTFTLMWVGVFGLSAFNIERNENGTLVHTVVEQGDIPAALFEFLGHFPLYQVVAAVTLVVITIFFITSIDSAALVMDAIANGHEDPAPVKQRIFWAASIGIVSASILVAAGDNGLTALQNVIIVIGFPVWLIGFMQMWMLVRALREDAGELPPMRTRQWKQVIPIEEYHRRAQEDFSSIEEVTIRPEYELGTEPEFEGLVPNTGQIPVVTAEDIAEDAAAKKAASKPAEEQGTHTAVVTGDLPASDIDPKK, from the coding sequence GTGCTGAACAAGCTACACGACAGACTGGGGCTGCGAACTAGCCCTGTCATTTTCTTCTCATCTGCACTCTTTATTATCGTCTTCACCCTCCTCATGACGGCCTTCCCAACGGCCATGTCTAACGGTATCGGAGTGATTTCAGATTTCATCATCACCTACCTGGGCTGGGTCTACACCCTGGGTATTGCCATCTTCTTTTTCTTTTTGATTTACATGGCCATGAGCCGCTTTGGCCGCATCAAGATCGGTGAAGATGACGCTGAACCCGAGTACTCCGGCCTGGCCTGGTTCGGTATGCTCTTTGCTGCCGGTGTGGGCGCCGTCCTGCTCTTCTGGGGTGCTGCAGAGCCTATCACCCACTACGCCAACCCGCCCTACGACGGGGTAGAGCCCCAGTCAGACCACGCAGCGCTTGAAGCTCTTGCTATTGCTAACTGGCACATTGGTCTGGGCGTCTGGATTATTCTCACCATCCCAGCCCTAGCCTTCGGTTACTTCACCTACAAGCGTAAGCTACCCCCGCGCGTTTCCTCCATTTTCCAGCCCCTGCTGGGCGAGCGCATCCACGGCCCCATCGGCAAGACCATCGACTCGGTGGCCATCGTTTCTACCGTCTTCGGCATCGCTGTTTCGGTAGGCCTGGGTGCCCTGCAGATTAACTCGGGTATGGGCATCATGTACGGCGTGCCCCTGGGCGGCTGGATCCAGGCAGCGATCGTCGCTGTGATTACCGCAGCCGGTATTACTTCCGTCATGATGGGGCTCGATAAGGGCGTTAAGCGTCTGTCCTACATCAACATTCTGCTGGCCATTGCCCTGATGCTCTTTATCCTGATGACCGGAGCGACCCGCTTCGTCACCCTGGGTACTATTGAGTCAGCTGGCTACTTCCTGCAGAAGCTACCCGTGATGATGCTCTTCAATGACGCCTTTGCCGATACCGGTTGGATTGGGTCCTGGACCGTTTTCTACTGGGCGTGGACCGTTACCTGGGCACCCTTCGTAGGCCTCTTTATTGCCAAGATTTCTCAGGGGCGCACGATCCGCCAGTTTGTGGTCGGCGTGCTGGCTGCCCCCACCACCTTTACCCTGATGTGGGTGGGTGTCTTTGGTCTGAGCGCCTTCAATATTGAGCGCAACGAAAACGGAACTCTGGTGCATACCGTCGTAGAGCAGGGGGATATTCCCGCTGCCCTCTTTGAGTTCCTGGGCCACTTCCCCCTCTACCAGGTGGTCGCTGCGGTGACCCTGGTGGTCATCACCATCTTCTTTATTACCTCCATCGACTCAGCTGCTCTGGTGATGGACGCGATTGCCAATGGCCATGAGGACCCGGCCCCCGTCAAGCAGCGTATCTTCTGGGCCGCTTCAATCGGCATTGTATCGGCTTCCATCCTGGTAGCGGCAGGCGATAATGGCCTGACCGCCTTGCAGAACGTCATTATTGTGATCGGCTTCCCGGTCTGGCTTATTGGCTTCATGCAGATGTGGATGCTGGTGCGCGCCCTGCGCGAGGACGCCGGTGAGCTGCCTCCCATGCGCACCCGCCAGTGGAAGCAGGTTATCCCCATCGAGGAATACCACCGCCGTGCTCAGGAGGACTTCTCATCGATTGAAGAAGTCACCATCCGCCCCGAATACGAGCTGGGTACCGAACCAGAATTTGAGGGGCTGGTGCCCAACACCGGTCAGATTCCCGTAGTAACAGCCGAAGACATTGCTGAGGACGCCGCCGCTAAGAAGGCTGCCTCAAAGCCGGCTGAAGAGCAGGGCACCCATACCGCTGTAGTAACCGGTGACCTGCCCGCTTCCGACATCGACCCGAAGAAGTAA
- the rpsA gene encoding 30S ribosomal protein S1, whose translation MSTNVPQVAINDIGNEEEFLAAVDATIKYFNDGDLVSGEVVKVDHDEVLLDIGYKTEGVIPSRELSIKHDVDPDEVVSVGDTVEALVLTKEDKEGRLILSKKRAQYERAWGDIEKVKEEDGVVTGTVIEVVKGGLILDIGLRGFLPASLVEMRRVRDLAPYIGQEIEAKIIELDKNRNNVVLSRRAWLEQTQSEVRSTFLNQLEKGQVRTGVVSSIVNFGAFVDLGGVDGLVHVSELSWKHIDHPSEVVEVGDEVTVEVLLVEHDRERVSLSLKATQEDPWQAFARTHALGQVVPGKVTKLVPFGAFVRVEDGIEGLVHISELAVRHVDLAEQVVSVGDELFVKVIDIDLDRRRISLSLKQANEGVDPESTEFDPALYGMAAEYDEEGNYKYPEGFDPETNEWLEGFETQRAAWEQQYADAQARWEAHKVQVAKALEADAEAAAAAPASAPAEAAPTSYSSEKPAETGTLASDEALAELRKKLTGN comes from the coding sequence ATGAGCACCAACGTTCCCCAGGTTGCAATCAACGACATCGGCAACGAAGAAGAATTCCTCGCAGCAGTCGACGCAACCATCAAGTACTTCAACGACGGCGATCTCGTTTCAGGCGAAGTTGTCAAGGTTGACCACGACGAGGTTCTGCTCGACATCGGTTACAAGACCGAAGGCGTCATCCCCTCACGTGAACTTTCCATCAAGCACGACGTAGATCCCGACGAAGTTGTTTCTGTTGGTGACACCGTTGAAGCTCTCGTCCTCACCAAGGAAGACAAGGAAGGCCGCCTGATTCTCTCCAAGAAGCGCGCACAGTACGAGCGCGCCTGGGGCGACATCGAAAAGGTCAAGGAAGAAGACGGCGTCGTTACCGGTACCGTCATCGAGGTCGTCAAGGGTGGTCTTATCCTCGACATCGGCCTGCGTGGCTTCCTCCCCGCTTCACTCGTCGAAATGCGCCGCGTTCGCGACCTGGCCCCCTACATCGGCCAGGAAATCGAAGCCAAGATCATCGAGCTCGACAAGAACCGCAACAACGTTGTTCTGTCACGCCGTGCATGGCTTGAGCAGACCCAGTCAGAGGTCCGCTCAACCTTCCTCAACCAGCTCGAAAAGGGCCAGGTTCGTACCGGCGTTGTCTCCTCCATCGTTAACTTCGGTGCCTTCGTTGACCTCGGTGGCGTTGACGGTCTCGTCCACGTTTCCGAACTCTCCTGGAAGCACATCGACCACCCATCAGAGGTTGTCGAAGTTGGCGACGAAGTCACCGTTGAGGTTCTCCTCGTTGAGCACGACCGTGAGCGCGTCTCACTGTCACTGAAGGCTACCCAGGAAGATCCCTGGCAGGCATTCGCTCGCACCCACGCACTGGGTCAGGTTGTACCCGGTAAGGTCACCAAGCTCGTTCCCTTCGGCGCATTCGTTCGCGTTGAAGACGGCATTGAAGGCCTCGTCCACATCTCGGAACTCGCCGTTCGCCACGTGGACCTGGCAGAGCAGGTTGTCTCCGTTGGTGACGAACTGTTCGTCAAGGTTATCGACATCGACCTCGACCGTCGCCGCATCTCCCTGTCACTGAAGCAGGCCAACGAAGGTGTAGACCCCGAGTCCACCGAGTTCGACCCCGCTCTCTACGGCATGGCTGCAGAATACGACGAGGAAGGCAACTACAAGTACCCCGAGGGCTTCGACCCCGAGACCAACGAATGGCTCGAAGGCTTCGAAACCCAGCGTGCAGCATGGGAGCAGCAGTACGCTGACGCCCAGGCTCGCTGGGAAGCTCACAAGGTACAGGTTGCTAAGGCCCTCGAAGCCGACGCAGAAGCAGCAGCTGCTGCCCCCGCGTCCGCTCCCGCCGAAGCTGCACCCACCTCATACTCATCCGAGAAGCCTGCCGAAACCGGCACTCTGGCATCCGATGAGGCACTTGCGGAACTCCGTAAGAAGCTGACCGGCAACTAG
- a CDS encoding inorganic phosphate transporter, translated as MAVSLTLFTLWSLNYVDQESRTFVLIAAVLLGLFMAFNIGGNDVANSFGTSVGAGTLTIKQALLIAAVFEVSGAVIAGGSVTDTVRSGIVDLGAIDLDPMQFVYIMMAALLGAAIWLLVATKMGWPVSTTHSIIGGIVGAALTTGFTTGAGGLDMVQWNKIGQIAISWVLSPVLGGLFAWLLFGFIKKYILGYNEKVDAAMLEIKKHQEEERAAHTPHVGVQRITDLQADAYANAMLRKKKFKLKKLDPEAPESEYYRQVHKLDMKAKRADSHRALEIYVPILAAFGAALIAAMLLFKGLDNLELGISTMGNVMIMVMVAAIAWVSVSVFARSLQKQELSRATFTIFAWLQVFTAAAFAFSHGANDIANAIGPFVAILDVLRTGAIGEEAVVPMPALVTFGVALIVGLWFVGRNVIATVGHGLTKMHPSSGFAAELAAAGVVMAASVLGLPVSSTHILIGAVLGVGIVNRSANWKLMRPIALAWVITLPISAAIGSVGVLAISAIF; from the coding sequence ATGGCCGTCTCTCTAACACTCTTTACCCTCTGGTCACTCAACTACGTTGACCAGGAATCACGCACTTTCGTCCTCATTGCTGCTGTGCTTCTGGGCCTCTTCATGGCCTTCAACATCGGCGGTAATGACGTCGCTAACTCTTTCGGAACCTCCGTTGGTGCAGGTACCCTGACCATCAAGCAGGCCCTGCTGATCGCGGCTGTCTTTGAGGTTTCAGGCGCAGTCATCGCTGGCGGCTCTGTGACCGACACTGTGCGTTCAGGCATCGTTGACCTTGGGGCCATCGACCTGGACCCCATGCAGTTTGTCTATATCATGATGGCTGCCCTGCTGGGCGCCGCTATCTGGTTGCTGGTTGCAACTAAGATGGGCTGGCCCGTCTCCACCACCCACTCCATCATCGGCGGTATCGTCGGCGCTGCCCTGACCACCGGGTTCACCACCGGCGCGGGCGGCCTGGATATGGTTCAGTGGAACAAGATCGGCCAGATCGCTATCTCATGGGTTCTTTCACCGGTCTTGGGCGGCCTGTTCGCCTGGTTGCTCTTTGGCTTCATTAAGAAGTACATCCTGGGCTACAACGAGAAGGTCGATGCGGCCATGCTCGAAATCAAGAAGCACCAGGAAGAAGAGCGCGCAGCCCACACCCCCCACGTTGGTGTTCAGCGTATTACCGACCTACAGGCGGACGCCTACGCTAACGCCATGCTGCGTAAGAAGAAGTTCAAGCTCAAGAAGCTTGACCCCGAGGCGCCTGAGAGTGAGTACTACCGTCAGGTACACAAACTCGACATGAAGGCCAAGCGTGCTGACTCACACCGTGCCCTCGAAATCTACGTTCCCATCTTGGCTGCCTTCGGTGCAGCCCTGATTGCTGCCATGCTGCTCTTCAAGGGTCTGGACAACCTTGAGCTGGGTATATCAACCATGGGCAACGTCATGATTATGGTCATGGTCGCAGCCATTGCCTGGGTGAGCGTTTCGGTCTTTGCCCGCAGTCTGCAGAAGCAGGAGCTCTCCCGCGCCACCTTCACTATCTTTGCCTGGTTGCAGGTCTTCACCGCAGCTGCCTTCGCCTTCAGCCACGGTGCTAACGATATCGCGAACGCTATCGGCCCCTTTGTCGCTATTCTTGATGTTCTCAGAACCGGCGCCATCGGTGAAGAGGCTGTTGTGCCCATGCCTGCCCTGGTTACTTTCGGTGTTGCCCTGATTGTTGGTCTCTGGTTCGTTGGCCGTAACGTCATTGCTACTGTTGGCCACGGCTTGACCAAGATGCACCCCTCGTCAGGTTTTGCGGCAGAGCTTGCTGCTGCCGGCGTGGTCATGGCTGCCTCGGTTTTGGGTCTGCCCGTATCGTCCACCCACATTCTGATCGGTGCGGTTCTGGGTGTCGGTATCGTCAACCGCTCAGCTAACTGGAAGCTCATGCGTCCCATCGCCTTGGCCTGGGTTATTACCCTGCCTATTTCAGCCGCTATCGGCTCAGTAGGTGTGCTGGCTATTTCAGCAATCTTCTAG
- a CDS encoding YigZ family protein produces MTDETRANRYTVLASRDQTRHQLDIKRSEFIGYVQRVETEEEARAFIECKRKAYHDARHVCSAFIIGADRQIQRSNDDGEPAGTAGIPMLQALLARRTEGRDGETTDLSDICAVVVRYFGGIKLGAGGLVRAYTDAVVATLDAAPLVPRERLRLGTVTASHAEAGRFENDLRALGYTVLGTDYTASGAEITLGVFDDRTALTHTEKALAELTAGAGHISWGQTQWVDLA; encoded by the coding sequence ATGACTGATGAAACCCGCGCTAACCGCTATACCGTACTCGCCAGCCGAGACCAAACCCGGCACCAGCTAGACATTAAGCGCAGCGAATTCATCGGCTATGTCCAGCGCGTGGAAACTGAAGAAGAGGCCCGCGCTTTTATTGAGTGCAAGCGCAAGGCCTACCACGACGCCCGCCATGTCTGTTCTGCTTTTATCATTGGGGCAGACCGGCAGATTCAGCGCTCCAACGACGACGGCGAGCCTGCTGGCACCGCGGGAATCCCCATGCTCCAGGCCCTACTGGCCCGTCGCACCGAAGGGCGCGACGGTGAAACCACCGACCTCTCAGATATTTGTGCTGTAGTGGTGCGCTACTTTGGCGGCATCAAGCTGGGGGCTGGCGGCTTGGTGCGTGCCTATACGGACGCAGTCGTCGCCACGCTGGACGCCGCTCCCCTCGTTCCCCGCGAACGCCTGCGACTGGGTACCGTCACCGCTTCCCACGCCGAAGCCGGACGCTTCGAAAATGACCTACGAGCTCTCGGCTATACAGTACTGGGTACCGACTACACAGCCAGCGGCGCCGAGATCACCCTGGGAGTATTTGACGACCGCACCGCCCTCACACATACAGAAAAGGCCCTGGCCGAGCTGACAGCCGGCGCAGGGCACATTTCGTGGGGTCAAACCCAGTGGGTGGATCTAGCCTAG
- the uvrB gene encoding excinuclease ABC subunit UvrB has translation MSLAQEINRVVAPFEVISEYQPAGDQPKAIAELTERVQNGEKDIVLMGATGTGKSATSAWLIEAVQRPTLVMVQNKTLAAQLANELRELLPNNAVEYFVSYYDYYQPEAYVPQTDTFIEKDSSINEEVERLRHSATNSLLTRRDVVVVATVSCIYGLGTPEEYVAQMVTLRQGEEIDRDELLHRFVSMQYARNDLDFHRGTFRVRGDTVEIIPMYEENAIRIEFFGDEIEAIYTLHPLTGDVIREETEMYVFPASHYVAGAERMARAIASIEDELRDRLQELESQNKLVEAQRLRMRTQYDLEMMEQMGFCNGIENYSSHIDGRARGTAPHCLLDYFPDDFLLIVDESHVTIPQIGAMFEGDMSRKRTLVEHGFRLPSAMDNRPLKWEEFLDRIGQTVYLSATPGKYELSQADGVVEQIIRPTGLVDPEIVVKPTEGQIDDLLEEIRLRVERDERVLVTTLTKRMAEDLTDYLLEHGVKVQYLHSDVDTLRRVELLSELRQGVFDVLVGINLLREGLDLPEVSLVAILDADKQGFLRSTTSLIQTIGRAARNVGGQVHMYADKITDSMRTAIDETNRRREIQQAYNREHGIDPQPLRKKIADITDALARESEDTAELLATRKGASGKLAPVKKGTKYAATSPEAEELFKKAEARVRQDGLAAAPAEDLLGLIEEMHAQMMQAAEELKFELAGRLRDEIADLKKELRAMQEAGHA, from the coding sequence ATGAGTCTTGCCCAGGAAATCAACCGCGTTGTCGCCCCCTTTGAAGTTATCTCTGAATACCAGCCAGCCGGCGACCAGCCCAAGGCAATCGCGGAGCTGACCGAACGCGTCCAGAACGGTGAAAAAGACATCGTTCTCATGGGTGCCACCGGCACCGGTAAATCTGCAACGTCTGCCTGGCTCATCGAGGCCGTCCAGCGCCCCACCCTGGTTATGGTGCAAAACAAGACCCTGGCTGCCCAGCTTGCCAACGAACTGCGCGAACTGCTGCCCAACAACGCTGTTGAGTACTTCGTTTCCTACTACGACTACTACCAGCCTGAAGCCTACGTGCCGCAAACCGATACTTTCATCGAAAAAGACTCCTCCATCAACGAAGAAGTCGAACGCCTGCGCCACTCCGCCACCAACTCCCTGCTGACCCGCCGCGACGTTGTGGTGGTTGCTACCGTCTCCTGCATTTACGGCCTGGGTACCCCCGAAGAATACGTTGCCCAGATGGTGACCCTGCGCCAGGGCGAAGAAATCGACCGGGACGAGCTGCTGCACCGGTTCGTTTCCATGCAGTATGCCCGCAACGACCTAGACTTCCACCGCGGCACCTTCCGCGTGCGCGGCGATACCGTCGAAATCATCCCCATGTACGAAGAAAACGCGATCCGTATCGAGTTCTTCGGCGACGAAATCGAAGCTATCTACACCCTGCACCCGCTCACCGGCGACGTCATCCGCGAAGAAACCGAAATGTACGTCTTCCCGGCCTCTCACTACGTCGCTGGCGCTGAACGCATGGCCCGAGCCATTGCGTCCATCGAGGACGAGCTACGCGACCGCCTGCAAGAACTCGAATCGCAAAACAAGCTCGTTGAAGCCCAACGCCTGCGCATGCGCACCCAGTATGACCTTGAGATGATGGAGCAGATGGGCTTCTGCAACGGCATCGAAAACTACTCCAGCCATATTGACGGACGCGCTCGCGGCACAGCCCCGCACTGTCTGCTGGACTACTTCCCCGATGACTTCCTGCTCATCGTTGATGAATCCCACGTGACCATTCCCCAGATTGGGGCTATGTTTGAGGGGGATATGAGCCGCAAGCGCACCCTGGTCGAGCACGGCTTCCGCCTGCCCTCAGCCATGGACAACCGACCCCTCAAATGGGAGGAATTTCTCGACCGTATCGGCCAGACCGTCTACCTCTCAGCTACCCCCGGTAAATACGAACTGTCCCAGGCAGACGGGGTTGTTGAGCAGATTATTCGCCCCACCGGCCTGGTCGACCCCGAAATTGTGGTCAAGCCGACCGAGGGGCAGATCGACGACCTGCTCGAAGAGATCCGTTTGCGGGTAGAGCGCGACGAGCGCGTGCTGGTCACCACCCTGACCAAACGTATGGCAGAAGATCTGACCGACTACCTGTTGGAACACGGGGTCAAGGTACAGTACCTGCACTCCGACGTTGATACCCTGCGCCGAGTGGAGCTGCTCAGCGAACTGCGCCAGGGCGTCTTTGATGTACTGGTGGGCATCAACCTGCTGCGTGAGGGCCTGGACCTTCCTGAGGTCTCCCTGGTCGCAATACTGGATGCCGATAAGCAGGGCTTCTTGCGTTCCACCACCTCCCTGATTCAGACCATCGGCCGAGCCGCCCGTAACGTGGGCGGGCAGGTGCACATGTACGCCGATAAAATCACCGATTCCATGCGCACTGCCATCGACGAAACCAACCGCCGCCGCGAGATCCAGCAGGCCTACAACCGCGAGCACGGCATCGACCCCCAGCCCCTGCGCAAGAAAATTGCCGACATCACCGATGCCCTGGCCCGCGAGTCAGAAGACACCGCAGAGCTCCTTGCCACCCGCAAGGGAGCCTCGGGTAAGCTTGCCCCGGTCAAGAAGGGCACCAAGTACGCTGCAACCAGCCCCGAAGCTGAGGAACTGTTCAAGAAGGCAGAAGCCAGGGTACGTCAGGACGGCCTTGCGGCAGCTCCTGCCGAAGACCTACTGGGGCTGATTGAAGAGATGCACGCCCAGATGATGCAGGCTGCTGAAGAGCTCAAGTTCGAGCTGGCTGGGCGCTTGCGCGACGAAATTGCCGACCTGAAGAAGGAGCTACGCGCTATGCAGGAAGCTGGGCATGCCTAG